Proteins encoded in a region of the Ralstonia pseudosolanacearum genome:
- a CDS encoding glutathione peroxidase: MSSPSLAAPALARARDRLARRRAAGVLSRHHLLIIAIAIVIAIIALLLPRTGHAAAGAQAAPAPQPAAAAGPCPTALDFRVRRLQDDAQQNLCQYAGRVVLVVNTASYCGYTYQYEGLEALYARFRDKGLTVLGFPSNDFEQEPGTGKQIADFCYNTYGVKFPMFSKTSVVGPAASPLYHWLAQQTGQPPKWNFHKYLLDRSGRVVAVYPSQVEPGDPALIKRIDALLAEPAPR; encoded by the coding sequence ATGTCGTCGCCTTCCCTCGCCGCGCCCGCCCTTGCCCGCGCACGCGACCGGCTCGCCCGCCGGCGCGCTGCAGGCGTGCTGAGCCGACATCACCTGCTGATCATCGCGATCGCCATCGTCATTGCGATCATCGCGCTGCTGCTGCCGCGCACCGGCCACGCGGCCGCCGGCGCCCAGGCCGCCCCGGCACCGCAACCCGCCGCCGCCGCAGGCCCATGCCCGACCGCCCTCGATTTCCGCGTCAGGCGCCTGCAGGACGACGCGCAGCAGAACCTGTGCCAGTACGCCGGCCGCGTGGTGCTGGTGGTCAACACCGCCAGCTATTGCGGCTACACCTACCAGTACGAAGGGCTCGAAGCGCTGTACGCCAGGTTCCGCGACAAGGGACTGACCGTGCTGGGCTTCCCCTCCAACGACTTCGAGCAGGAGCCGGGCACCGGCAAGCAGATCGCCGACTTCTGCTACAACACGTACGGCGTGAAGTTCCCGATGTTCTCGAAGACCTCGGTGGTGGGGCCGGCGGCGTCGCCGCTCTACCACTGGCTCGCCCAGCAGACCGGGCAGCCGCCCAAGTGGAACTTCCACAAGTACCTGCTGGACCGCAGCGGCCGCGTGGTGGCGGTGTACCCGAGCCAGGTCGAGCCGGGCGATCCGGCCCTCATCAAGCGCATCGACGCCCTGCTCGCCGAACCGGCGCCCCGCTGA
- a CDS encoding enoyl-CoA hydratase/isomerase family protein, translated as MNSLAPRFARYQALTLVQHGPILEIVMGAAQSANRKLSTADADLHRELAEIWRDVSAEPSVRVALIRGEGRGFSAGGDLHLVEQMADDFEVRTRVWHEARDLVYNLINCDKPIVSAMHGPAVGAGLVAGLLADISIAARDARIVDGHTRLGVAAGDHAAIVWPLLCGMAKAKYYLLLCESVSGEEAERIGLVSLAVPEAELVNRAFEIAERLAAGSQTAIRWTKYALNSWLRLAGPTFDTSLALEFMGFAGPDVREGIASLRQKRPPSFDAA; from the coding sequence ATGAACTCGCTCGCCCCACGCTTTGCCCGTTACCAGGCGCTGACGCTCGTGCAGCACGGCCCCATCCTCGAGATCGTGATGGGGGCAGCGCAGTCGGCCAACCGCAAGCTGTCCACCGCCGACGCCGATCTGCATCGCGAGCTGGCCGAGATCTGGCGCGACGTGTCGGCCGAGCCATCGGTGCGCGTGGCGCTGATCCGCGGCGAGGGCCGGGGCTTCTCGGCCGGCGGCGACCTGCACCTGGTCGAGCAGATGGCCGATGACTTCGAGGTGCGCACCCGCGTCTGGCACGAGGCGCGCGACCTGGTCTACAACCTCATCAATTGCGACAAGCCCATCGTCAGCGCCATGCATGGCCCGGCGGTGGGCGCGGGGCTGGTGGCCGGCTTGCTGGCGGATATCTCGATCGCGGCCCGGGACGCGCGCATCGTCGACGGCCATACCCGGCTGGGCGTGGCGGCCGGGGACCATGCCGCGATCGTCTGGCCGCTGCTGTGCGGCATGGCCAAGGCCAAGTATTACCTGCTGCTGTGCGAATCCGTCTCGGGCGAGGAGGCCGAGCGGATCGGGCTGGTGTCCCTGGCGGTGCCGGAGGCGGAGCTGGTCAACCGCGCCTTCGAGATCGCCGAGCGGCTGGCGGCGGGCTCGCAGACGGCCATCCGCTGGACCAAGTACGCGCTCAACAGCTGGCTGCGCCTGGCCGGGCCCACTTTCGATACTTCGCTGGCGCTCGAATTCATGGGGTTTGCCGGGCCGGATGTGCGCGAGGGCATTGCCAGCCTGCGCCAGAAGCGGCCACCCAGCTTCGATGCCGCCTGA
- a CDS encoding PhaM family polyhydroxyalkanoate granule multifunctional regulatory protein encodes MFTQMPNFAEGGFEFLRKLWGGGFAGMTGGGMPGMANFAAPPMDLEELDKRIHDLRAVESWLQLNASLLRTAIQGLEVQRATLVALQTFGSALSPEAVRAAFDHFSGSETPAAEAAAEPEPKPAWPHTSTAARPARTEAPAADEDASARAEAEAQAQAAARAAAAALDPSPWWNLLQQQFNQIASSAAAAMPMPQDLMPGFPGGFPGFGGAPGAEGLDSAPEDIEGEGGAAGGKRRAPAGASAKAAPKTAAKPAKAPAGKRAKAPASPKPAGKAAAKKAPVKAAAPKPTSDGA; translated from the coding sequence ATGTTCACGCAGATGCCCAACTTCGCCGAAGGCGGTTTCGAATTCCTGCGCAAGCTCTGGGGCGGCGGGTTCGCCGGCATGACCGGCGGCGGGATGCCCGGCATGGCCAACTTTGCCGCGCCGCCGATGGACCTGGAGGAGCTCGACAAGCGTATCCACGACCTGCGCGCGGTGGAAAGCTGGCTGCAGCTCAACGCCAGCCTGCTGCGCACCGCCATCCAGGGGCTGGAGGTGCAGCGCGCCACGCTGGTCGCGCTGCAGACCTTCGGTTCGGCGCTGTCGCCCGAAGCCGTGCGGGCCGCGTTCGACCATTTCTCCGGCAGCGAGACGCCGGCCGCCGAGGCCGCTGCGGAGCCGGAGCCCAAGCCGGCATGGCCGCATACGTCCACAGCCGCCAGGCCGGCACGGACCGAAGCACCGGCCGCCGACGAGGATGCGTCCGCCCGGGCCGAGGCTGAAGCGCAGGCGCAGGCTGCCGCGCGGGCGGCTGCGGCGGCGCTCGATCCGTCGCCGTGGTGGAACCTGCTGCAACAGCAGTTCAATCAGATCGCCAGTTCCGCGGCAGCGGCCATGCCGATGCCGCAGGACCTGATGCCGGGTTTCCCGGGCGGCTTCCCCGGCTTTGGCGGCGCGCCCGGCGCCGAGGGGCTGGACAGCGCGCCTGAAGACATCGAAGGCGAGGGTGGTGCGGCGGGCGGCAAGCGTCGCGCGCCGGCCGGTGCGTCCGCCAAGGCGGCGCCCAAGACTGCGGCCAAGCCCGCCAAGGCCCCGGCCGGCAAGCGCGCGAAAGCGCCCGCATCGCCCAAGCCCGCCGGGAAGGCGGCCGCGAAGAAGGCCCCGGTCAAGGCCGCCGCGCCCAAGCCGACATCCGATGGGGCCTGA
- a CDS encoding ferritin family protein translates to MLYPELFKSLEAVRWNMEKDIPWDQFDASLLTDAQAQTIKMNAITEWSALPATEMFLRDNRHDSDFSAFMSVWFFEEQKHSLVLMEYLRRFRPDLVPTEEELHNVRFEFDPAPPLETLMLHFCGEIRLNHWYRRASEWHTEPVIKSIYKHLSQDEARHGGAYLRYMKKYLGQFGDNARSAFAKIGVLMASARRTEKPLHPTNLHVNKALFPQDTVQSRLPNPDWLEHWLDEQIKFDAGWEKKVIERILHNMSLLFERTFETVQDLNRYRKDLNARLVGQSGTPASEQPA, encoded by the coding sequence ATGCTCTATCCCGAATTGTTCAAGTCGTTGGAAGCGGTCCGCTGGAATATGGAAAAGGATATTCCGTGGGACCAGTTCGACGCATCGCTCCTGACCGATGCGCAGGCGCAGACCATCAAGATGAACGCCATCACCGAGTGGTCCGCCCTGCCGGCCACCGAGATGTTCCTGCGTGACAATCGCCACGATTCCGATTTCTCTGCGTTCATGAGCGTGTGGTTCTTTGAAGAACAGAAGCACTCGCTGGTGCTGATGGAATACCTGCGCCGCTTCCGTCCGGACCTCGTGCCGACCGAAGAAGAGCTGCACAACGTGCGCTTCGAATTCGACCCGGCCCCGCCGCTGGAAACGCTGATGCTGCACTTCTGCGGCGAGATCCGCCTGAACCACTGGTACCGCCGTGCTTCCGAGTGGCACACCGAGCCGGTCATCAAGTCGATCTACAAGCATCTGTCGCAGGACGAAGCCCGCCACGGCGGCGCCTACCTGCGCTACATGAAGAAGTATCTGGGCCAGTTCGGCGACAACGCCCGCAGCGCGTTCGCCAAGATCGGCGTGCTGATGGCCTCCGCCCGCCGCACCGAGAAGCCGCTGCACCCGACCAACCTGCACGTCAACAAGGCGCTGTTCCCGCAAGACACGGTGCAGTCGCGCCTGCCCAACCCGGACTGGCTGGAGCACTGGCTGGACGAGCAGATCAAGTTCGACGCCGGCTGGGAAAAGAAGGTGATCGAGCGCATCCTGCACAACATGTCGCTGCTGTTCGAGCGCACCTTCGAGACCGTGCAGGACCTGAACCGCTACCGCAAGGACCTCAACGCGCGCCTGGTCGGCCAATCCGGCACGCCCGCGTCTGAGCAGCCGGCCTGA
- a CDS encoding patatin-like phospholipase family protein: MDSTALLLMGGGSRAAYQAGVLRGIARLARECAPDAVGSPFDVICGTSAGAINGVGLARGAQDFLQATEALVQLWAKLHADRVYRTDVGRVGASGARWLTALAFGWMTGRTPRALFDNTPLRELLLEQHDAQQLQAAFDAGALRALAVTALSYTTGRHVTFYQSPHVVLPWRRSQRIAVTDTIGVPHLLASSSIPFLFPAEPVQLEGNDEWFGDGTMRQMSPLSPAIHLGASRILVVGAASRQQPGWYDTVPASGYPSLAQVAGQALASVFLDGLSADIERLQHVNAMVSRNPEIADARDGWRKIEVLVMSPSERIELIAARHVQRLPGTVRALLRPLGGTEARGAAFASYLLFEPEFTRELIDLGERDALARRDELAAFLYGVVPDTMAA; encoded by the coding sequence ATGGATTCGACCGCGCTACTGTTGATGGGAGGCGGATCGCGCGCTGCCTACCAGGCGGGCGTGCTGCGCGGCATCGCGCGGCTGGCGCGCGAGTGTGCGCCGGATGCGGTGGGCTCGCCGTTCGACGTGATCTGCGGAACGTCGGCCGGCGCCATCAACGGCGTCGGGCTGGCGCGCGGCGCGCAGGATTTCCTGCAGGCCACCGAGGCGCTGGTGCAACTGTGGGCCAAGCTTCATGCCGACCGCGTGTACCGCACCGATGTCGGCCGCGTCGGCGCCAGCGGCGCGCGCTGGCTGACCGCGCTGGCCTTCGGCTGGATGACCGGCCGCACCCCGCGCGCCCTGTTCGACAACACGCCGCTGCGCGAACTGCTGCTGGAGCAGCACGATGCGCAGCAGCTGCAGGCGGCCTTCGATGCCGGCGCCCTGCGCGCGCTGGCGGTCACGGCCCTCAGCTACACCACGGGGCGCCACGTCACGTTCTATCAGTCGCCGCATGTCGTGCTGCCGTGGCGGCGCTCGCAGCGGATCGCCGTGACCGACACGATCGGCGTGCCGCACCTGCTGGCCTCGTCGAGCATCCCCTTCCTGTTTCCCGCCGAGCCCGTGCAGCTCGAAGGCAACGACGAATGGTTCGGCGACGGTACGATGCGGCAGATGTCGCCGCTGTCGCCCGCCATCCACCTGGGCGCGAGCCGCATCCTCGTGGTGGGGGCGGCCTCGCGCCAGCAGCCGGGGTGGTACGACACGGTGCCGGCATCGGGCTACCCGTCGCTGGCGCAGGTGGCGGGGCAGGCGCTGGCGAGCGTGTTCCTCGACGGGCTGTCGGCCGACATCGAGCGGCTGCAGCACGTCAACGCCATGGTCAGCCGCAACCCCGAGATCGCCGATGCGCGCGACGGCTGGCGCAAGATCGAAGTGCTGGTGATGTCGCCGTCCGAGCGCATCGAGCTGATCGCCGCCCGCCATGTGCAGCGGCTGCCCGGCACCGTGCGTGCGCTGCTCAGGCCGCTGGGCGGCACCGAGGCGCGCGGCGCGGCCTTCGCCAGCTATCTGCTGTTCGAGCCGGAGTTCACCCGTGAGCTGATCGACCTCGGCGAGCGCGATGCGCTGGCCCGCCGCGACGAGCTGGCCGCCTTCCTGTACGGCGTGGTGCCGGACACGATGGCGGCTTGA